One segment of Variovorax sp. PAMC28562 DNA contains the following:
- the minC gene encoding septum site-determining protein MinC translates to MADSSAARTKAVFEFKSATLPLIAVILKTADLAILAEALDAQLADSPDFFEQEPVVIDLSVLQETGTAPDIDFARLRSLLARHQTQPIAVRGGNELQNIAARAAGLSLAAMPVSPAPRAPAQEAVAAAPEAPRIVREVPVPANGTLVIDKPLRSGQQVYARGGDVIVTAVVSFGAEVIADGNIHVYAPLRGKAIAGARGNIDARIFSTCLEAQLVAIAGIYRTAEVPLPANVLGKPATIRLDGKKLVIDPIA, encoded by the coding sequence ATGGCCGATTCATCCGCCGCGCGCACCAAGGCGGTTTTCGAATTCAAGAGCGCCACGCTCCCGCTGATCGCGGTGATCCTCAAGACCGCCGACCTCGCGATACTGGCTGAAGCGCTCGATGCGCAGCTCGCCGACTCACCCGACTTCTTCGAGCAAGAGCCGGTGGTGATCGATCTGTCTGTGCTGCAAGAAACCGGTACGGCGCCCGACATCGACTTCGCCCGGCTGCGCAGCCTGCTGGCGCGCCACCAGACGCAGCCCATTGCCGTACGAGGTGGCAACGAGCTGCAAAACATCGCGGCACGCGCGGCCGGTCTGTCGCTGGCGGCCATGCCGGTGTCCCCGGCGCCTCGGGCTCCAGCGCAAGAAGCGGTTGCCGCTGCACCGGAAGCACCGCGAATCGTGCGTGAGGTGCCCGTGCCTGCCAACGGCACGCTCGTCATCGACAAGCCGCTGCGCTCGGGCCAGCAGGTCTATGCACGCGGCGGCGATGTCATCGTCACCGCGGTCGTGAGCTTCGGTGCCGAGGTCATCGCCGATGGCAACATCCATGTGTACGCACCGTTGCGTGGCAAAGCCATTGCGGGCGCTCGCGGCAACATCGATGCGCGCATCTTTTCGACCTGCCTCGAAGCGCAACTGGTGGCCATCGCGGGCATCTACCGCACCGCGGAGGTTCCGCTGCCCGCCAATGTGCTCGGCAAGCCGGCGACCATCCGCCTGGACGGCAAAAAATTGGTGATCGATCCGATCGCCTGA
- a CDS encoding malonic semialdehyde reductase — protein sequence MTQTLDPAALATLFTDARSHNGWTDAPVSDELLRSVYDLTRMAPTSANCSPARFVFVRTPEGKAKLSPALSKANHDKTMSAPVTVICAWDRLFYDKLPALFPHADARAWFTGSAEAAHETAFRNASMQAGYFLLAARALGLDCGPMSGFDKAVVDAAFFEGTSWSVNLLINLGHGDASKVFGRLPRLAFDEACVLA from the coding sequence ATGACACAGACCCTCGACCCCGCCGCACTGGCCACCCTCTTCACCGACGCCCGCAGCCACAACGGCTGGACCGACGCACCCGTGTCCGACGAGTTGCTGAGGAGCGTCTACGACCTGACCCGCATGGCGCCGACTTCGGCCAACTGCTCGCCAGCGCGCTTCGTGTTCGTGCGCACGCCCGAAGGCAAGGCAAAGCTCTCGCCGGCGTTGTCCAAAGCCAACCATGACAAGACGATGAGCGCACCGGTCACGGTGATCTGTGCGTGGGACAGGCTTTTCTACGACAAGCTCCCTGCCCTGTTTCCGCACGCCGATGCGCGCGCCTGGTTCACCGGCAGCGCCGAAGCCGCGCACGAGACCGCGTTCCGCAATGCCTCGATGCAGGCCGGCTACTTTTTGTTGGCAGCGCGTGCGCTCGGGCTCGACTGCGGTCCGATGTCGGGCTTCGACAAGGCCGTGGTCGACGCCGCGTTCTTCGAAGGCACGAGCTGGTCGGTCAACCTGCTGATCAACCTCGGTCACGGTGATGCGAGCAAGGTGTTCGGCCGCTTGCCGCGCCTGGCGTTCGACGAAGCCTGCGTGCTGGCCTGA
- the rutD gene encoding pyrimidine utilization protein D yields MTLHFQVHGVDSGAPSVLMSSGLGGSAGFWRPQLPGLVAAGWRVVVYDQRGTHRSPGVLPNDYAIADMARDVVEVLDASGTARCHLVGHALGGLVGLQLALDAPGRVASLVLINAWSKPNPHSARCFDARIALLAGSGRRAYVEAQPIFLYPAAWSAAHAEHVAAEVDHAYDNFPGDANLLARIGALRAFDVDARLGDIGVPTLVATATDDVLVPWTCSQRLADGLPNATMERVVHGGHAHNVTEADAFNPVLLKFLAQQTQQQEQPTHNQPDATFSGQRK; encoded by the coding sequence ATGACTTTGCACTTCCAAGTCCACGGCGTCGACTCGGGCGCACCCAGCGTGTTGATGTCGTCCGGCCTCGGCGGTTCGGCTGGCTTCTGGCGTCCGCAGTTGCCCGGCCTGGTCGCCGCCGGCTGGCGGGTGGTGGTGTACGACCAGCGCGGCACCCACCGCAGCCCCGGTGTGCTGCCCAACGACTACGCCATCGCCGACATGGCACGCGACGTGGTCGAGGTGCTGGATGCCAGCGGCACGGCACGCTGTCACCTCGTCGGGCATGCGCTCGGCGGGCTTGTCGGCTTGCAGCTGGCACTCGATGCGCCAGGGCGTGTCGCCAGTCTGGTGCTCATCAATGCGTGGTCGAAGCCGAACCCACATTCAGCGCGTTGTTTCGATGCCCGCATCGCCTTGCTCGCCGGCTCGGGCCGACGCGCCTATGTCGAAGCGCAGCCGATCTTTTTGTACCCGGCCGCATGGAGCGCGGCGCATGCCGAGCACGTGGCCGCCGAAGTCGATCACGCTTACGACAACTTTCCGGGCGACGCCAACCTGCTGGCGCGCATCGGCGCGTTGCGCGCATTCGATGTGGATGCGCGGCTGGGTGACATCGGCGTACCGACCCTGGTCGCGACCGCTACCGACGACGTACTCGTGCCGTGGACCTGCTCGCAGCGGCTGGCCGATGGCTTGCCGAACGCGACGATGGAGCGCGTCGTACATGGCGGCCACGCGCACAACGTGACCGAAGCCGACGCCTTCAATCCGGTGCTGCTGAAGTTCCTCGCGCAACAAACGCAGCAGCAAGAACAGCCAACGCATAACCAACCTGACGCTACTTTCAGCGGACAACGCAAATGA
- the minD gene encoding septum site-determining protein MinD, whose protein sequence is MAKIVVVTSGKGGVGKTTTSASFASGLALAGKKTAVIDFDVGLRNLDLIMGCERRVVYDLINVIQGEANLNQALIKDKQCENLFVLAASQTRDKEALTQEGVEKVLKDLSNMDFDYIVCDSPAGIETGAMMAMHFADEALIVTNPEVSSVRDSDRILGMLGSKTKRAIDGGDPIKEHLLITRYNPNRVAGGQMLSLDDIKDILRIKLIGVIPESETVLNASNQGVPAIHDKGTDVAEAYQDVVARFLGEDRPLRFIDADKPSFFKRIFGGK, encoded by the coding sequence ATGGCCAAAATTGTGGTGGTGACTTCGGGCAAGGGCGGCGTCGGCAAGACGACGACGAGCGCCAGCTTTGCATCCGGCCTGGCGCTGGCCGGCAAGAAGACGGCTGTGATCGACTTCGACGTCGGCCTGCGCAACCTCGACCTCATCATGGGTTGCGAACGCCGCGTGGTGTACGACCTCATCAACGTGATTCAGGGCGAGGCCAACCTCAACCAGGCATTGATCAAGGACAAGCAGTGCGAGAACCTGTTCGTGCTGGCTGCCTCGCAAACGCGCGACAAGGAAGCGCTGACGCAAGAGGGCGTCGAGAAGGTCCTCAAGGACCTGTCCAACATGGACTTCGACTACATCGTGTGCGACTCGCCGGCCGGCATCGAGACCGGCGCCATGATGGCCATGCACTTCGCCGACGAAGCGCTCATCGTGACCAATCCCGAAGTCTCTTCGGTGCGCGATTCCGACCGCATCCTCGGCATGCTCGGCAGCAAGACCAAGCGCGCGATCGACGGTGGTGACCCAATCAAGGAGCATCTGCTCATCACGCGCTACAACCCGAACCGCGTAGCCGGCGGCCAGATGCTGTCGCTCGACGACATCAAGGACATCCTGCGCATCAAGCTGATCGGCGTCATCCCCGAATCCGAGACGGTGCTCAACGCGTCCAACCAGGGCGTGCCCGCCATCCATGACAAGGGCACCGACGTGGCCGAGGCCTACCAGGACGTGGTCGCCCGTTTTCTGGGCGAAGACCGTCCGCTGCGCTTCATCGACGCTGACAAACCGAGCTTCTTCAAACGCATCTTCGGAGGAAAGTAA
- a CDS encoding VOC family protein, whose protein sequence is MAHLSYVNVFAKDVLALSGFYQRVFGFPEIEAIRSPIFRGLDTGKSSLGFNALEAYELLHLAEFSDTRGVKFLLNIDVDSQADVDRMVPIAVAAGATLIKAPYVTYYNWYQSVLLDPEGNVFRINFMM, encoded by the coding sequence ATGGCCCATCTTTCCTACGTCAACGTCTTTGCGAAAGACGTTCTCGCGCTCAGCGGCTTCTATCAACGCGTCTTCGGCTTCCCTGAAATCGAGGCGATTCGCTCGCCGATTTTTCGTGGGCTCGACACCGGCAAATCGAGCCTCGGCTTCAACGCGCTCGAAGCGTACGAGCTGCTGCACCTAGCCGAGTTCTCCGACACGCGCGGCGTCAAGTTCCTGCTCAACATCGATGTCGACAGCCAGGCCGATGTCGACCGCATGGTGCCGATCGCAGTGGCCGCTGGCGCGACGCTGATCAAGGCGCCTTACGTCACTTACTACAACTGGTACCAGTCGGTGCTGCTCGACCCGGAAGGCAATGTCTTCCGCATCAACTTCATGATGTGA
- the rutC gene encoding pyrimidine utilization protein C, with translation MPKQAIIPPGTTTPIAPFVPGTMADGIVYVSGTLPFDKDNNVVHVGDATLQTRHVLETIKSVITTAGGTMDDVTFNMIMIKDWADYAKVNAVYAEYFPGVKPARYCIQCGLVKPEALIEIASIAHVGKP, from the coding sequence ATGCCCAAGCAAGCCATCATCCCGCCCGGCACCACCACGCCGATCGCGCCTTTCGTGCCCGGCACCATGGCCGACGGCATCGTCTACGTGTCGGGCACGCTGCCCTTCGACAAGGACAACAACGTGGTCCACGTGGGCGACGCCACGCTGCAAACGCGCCATGTGCTGGAGACCATCAAGAGCGTGATCACGACGGCCGGCGGCACGATGGACGACGTCACCTTCAACATGATCATGATCAAGGACTGGGCCGACTACGCCAAGGTCAATGCGGTCTACGCCGAGTACTTTCCGGGCGTGAAGCCGGCGCGCTATTGCATCCAGTGCGGCCTGGTCAAGCCGGAGGCGCTGATCGAGATCGCGTCCATCGCGCACGTCGGCAAGCCCTGA
- a CDS encoding BMP family ABC transporter substrate-binding protein produces MFRNTAPYALVALTACTVLVAPAMADGFTLKGEPKIAMIYFGPKNDGGWTQAFDEARIKVEAATGKKIQFVENVPEDASAIKPAAERFISRGANIIIGTAFGYSDTFKELAAKYPDVAFLNGSGTTNGSNLESFYGRTYESQYLCGMAAGAASKSGKLGFVAANPFGVVNWTVNAFALGAQKMNPNATVNVIYTGAWNDPVKERAAAMALIDQGADVIGQHVDSPTPQIVAQERGVYGTGHHRDLRQFAPKATLCSSVWVWDKFLTSELKKIMAGNWTPSQYGAFIEMKDGGTDIAGFGAGVPKDKAAIITAERDAILKGKQIYAGPLKDRDGKERVAAGGTLSDADLWKMDWYVKGVVTQK; encoded by the coding sequence ATGTTCCGCAACACCGCCCCGTACGCCCTCGTGGCGCTGACCGCCTGCACCGTTCTCGTCGCGCCGGCCATGGCCGACGGCTTCACGCTCAAGGGCGAGCCGAAGATCGCGATGATCTATTTCGGCCCCAAGAACGACGGCGGCTGGACGCAGGCTTTCGACGAGGCGCGCATCAAGGTCGAGGCTGCGACCGGCAAGAAGATCCAGTTCGTCGAGAACGTGCCCGAAGACGCGTCGGCCATCAAGCCGGCGGCCGAGCGCTTCATTTCGCGCGGCGCGAACATCATCATCGGCACCGCCTTCGGCTACTCCGACACCTTCAAGGAACTGGCTGCCAAGTACCCGGACGTCGCGTTCCTCAACGGCTCGGGCACCACCAACGGCAGCAACCTCGAATCGTTCTACGGCCGCACCTACGAGAGCCAGTACCTGTGCGGCATGGCGGCCGGCGCGGCATCCAAGTCGGGCAAGCTCGGCTTCGTGGCGGCCAACCCCTTCGGCGTGGTGAACTGGACCGTCAACGCCTTTGCGCTCGGTGCGCAAAAGATGAACCCGAACGCCACCGTCAACGTGATCTACACCGGCGCATGGAACGACCCGGTGAAGGAGCGCGCGGCCGCCATGGCGTTGATCGACCAGGGTGCCGACGTCATCGGCCAGCACGTCGATTCGCCGACACCGCAGATCGTCGCGCAGGAGCGCGGCGTGTACGGCACCGGCCACCATCGTGATCTGCGCCAGTTCGCGCCCAAGGCCACGCTGTGCTCGTCGGTCTGGGTCTGGGACAAGTTCCTGACGTCCGAGCTGAAGAAGATCATGGCCGGCAACTGGACGCCTTCGCAATACGGCGCCTTCATCGAGATGAAGGACGGCGGCACCGACATCGCGGGCTTCGGTGCCGGCGTACCCAAGGACAAGGCCGCGATCATCACCGCCGAGCGCGACGCGATCCTCAAGGGCAAGCAGATCTACGCCGGCCCGCTGAAAGACCGCGACGGCAAGGAGCGCGTGGCTGCGGGCGGCACGCTGTCGGATGCCGACCTGTGGAAGATGGACTGGTACGTCAAGGGCGTGGTCACGCAAAAGTAA
- a CDS encoding isopenicillin N synthase family dioxygenase: MTLLTVPIIDLAPYFEGTEQGRAEVARKVDEASRSIGFLVITHHGISPELIARVSELSRQFFALPLADKRRVDRPREDAVRGYSAVGEEGLSYSLEETTPGDLKESFSVGPSNVPDDEYHRGKAAGPHFEPNSWPDIPGFREAYEEYFEAMSELSRSLMRIFALGLKLPERFFDDKIDEHISMFRVLSYPPQKEAPLPGQLRAGAHSDYGSLTVVLPDDKGLQVLNKAGQWVDVPQVEGGLVVNIADLMMQWTNDQWVSTMHRVINPPFEAASTNRRQSLVFFHQPNYDAMVECLPSCLAPGDKPTYAPISSGDHLMSKFVKQTTFGGTKVAA; the protein is encoded by the coding sequence ATGACCCTGCTGACCGTACCCATCATCGATCTCGCGCCCTACTTCGAGGGCACCGAACAAGGCCGCGCCGAGGTCGCGCGCAAGGTCGACGAGGCTTCGCGCAGCATCGGCTTTCTGGTCATCACGCACCACGGCATTTCGCCCGAATTGATCGCACGCGTGTCCGAGCTGTCGCGCCAGTTTTTCGCGTTGCCTCTGGCCGACAAGCGCCGCGTCGACCGGCCGCGCGAAGACGCGGTGCGCGGCTACAGCGCGGTCGGCGAAGAAGGTTTGTCGTACAGCCTGGAAGAAACGACACCCGGCGACTTGAAGGAGTCGTTCTCGGTCGGTCCGTCGAACGTGCCGGACGACGAGTACCACCGCGGCAAGGCGGCCGGCCCGCACTTCGAGCCCAACAGCTGGCCCGACATCCCGGGCTTTCGCGAGGCCTACGAGGAATACTTCGAGGCGATGAGCGAGCTCTCGCGCTCGCTGATGCGTATCTTCGCGCTGGGCCTGAAGCTGCCGGAGCGTTTTTTCGACGACAAGATCGACGAACACATCAGCATGTTCCGCGTGCTGAGCTACCCGCCACAGAAAGAAGCCCCGTTGCCGGGCCAGTTGCGTGCCGGTGCGCACAGCGACTACGGCAGCCTGACAGTGGTGCTGCCCGACGACAAGGGACTGCAGGTGCTCAACAAGGCCGGCCAGTGGGTCGACGTGCCCCAGGTCGAAGGTGGCCTCGTCGTCAACATCGCCGACTTGATGATGCAGTGGACCAACGACCAGTGGGTGTCGACCATGCACCGCGTGATCAACCCGCCTTTCGAGGCAGCCAGCACCAACCGCCGCCAGTCGCTGGTGTTCTTTCACCAGCCCAACTACGACGCGATGGTCGAGTGCCTGCCGAGTTGTCTGGCACCCGGCGACAAGCCGACGTACGCGCCCATTTCTTCAGGCGACCACCTGATGTCGAAGTTCGTGAAACAGACGACCTTCGGCGGCACCAAGGTCGCGGCCTGA
- the rutA gene encoding pyrimidine utilization protein A translates to MKVGIFIPIGNNGWLLSENAPQYKPSFALNKEVTLKAEHYGLDFVLSMIKLRGFGGKTEFWDHNLESFTLMAGLAAVTTKIKLFATAASLVMPPAIVARMASTIDSISGGRFGVNLITGWQKPEYSQMGMWPGDEFFATRYQYLSEYIQVLRELWTTGQSDFKGDHFKMDDCRLSPQPQADMKVICAGQSDAGMEFSAAHADYNFCFGKGVNTPKAFAPSAQKLIDAAAKTGRNVTTYVLIMIIADETDDAARAKWEHYKAGADQGAIQWLGVQGAADTKSGADTNVRQMADPTSAVNLNMGTLVGSYATVARMLDEMAEVPGTEGVLLTFDYFVEGIEAFGQRIQPLMKSRIGVDTPVPSAVQREAIAA, encoded by the coding sequence ATGAAAGTCGGCATCTTCATTCCCATCGGCAACAACGGCTGGTTGTTGTCCGAGAACGCACCCCAGTACAAGCCGAGCTTCGCGCTCAACAAAGAGGTCACCCTCAAGGCCGAACACTACGGCCTGGACTTCGTGCTGTCGATGATCAAGCTGCGCGGCTTCGGCGGCAAGACCGAGTTTTGGGACCACAACCTGGAGTCGTTCACACTCATGGCCGGGTTGGCCGCGGTGACCACCAAGATCAAGCTTTTCGCCACCGCCGCATCGCTGGTGATGCCGCCCGCTATCGTCGCGCGCATGGCGTCGACCATCGATTCGATCTCGGGCGGGCGCTTCGGCGTGAACCTGATCACCGGCTGGCAGAAGCCGGAATATTCACAGATGGGCATGTGGCCGGGCGACGAATTCTTCGCGACGCGCTACCAGTACCTGTCCGAGTACATCCAGGTGCTGCGCGAGCTGTGGACCACCGGGCAGTCCGACTTCAAGGGCGACCACTTCAAGATGGACGACTGCCGCCTGAGCCCGCAGCCACAAGCCGACATGAAGGTGATCTGCGCCGGCCAGAGCGACGCCGGCATGGAATTCTCGGCCGCGCATGCCGACTACAACTTCTGCTTCGGCAAAGGCGTGAACACGCCCAAAGCGTTCGCACCTTCGGCGCAGAAACTGATCGACGCGGCCGCCAAGACCGGCCGCAACGTGACGACCTATGTGCTCATCATGATCATCGCGGACGAAACCGACGACGCGGCGCGTGCCAAGTGGGAACACTACAAGGCCGGCGCCGACCAGGGCGCGATCCAATGGCTCGGCGTGCAGGGCGCCGCCGACACCAAATCGGGCGCCGACACCAACGTGCGCCAGATGGCCGATCCGACCTCGGCGGTAAATCTCAACATGGGCACTTTGGTCGGCTCGTACGCCACCGTCGCGCGCATGCTCGACGAGATGGCGGAAGTGCCCGGCACCGAAGGCGTGCTGCTGACCTTCGACTATTTCGTCGAAGGCATCGAGGCCTTCGGCCAGCGCATTCAGCCGCTGATGAAGAGCCGCATCGGCGTCGATACGCCGGTTCCCTCCGCGGTGCAGCGTGAAGCGATCGCTGCTTGA
- the rutB gene encoding pyrimidine utilization protein B produces the protein MTTAAPKNTTITSTTPVGVPSLPGAPAPLVLPARPEPVALHAANSALIVVDMQNAYASLGGYVDSAGFDISGAQGTIANIARTLEAARAAGILVVFLQNGWDADYVEAGGPGSPNWYKSNALKTMRKRPELQGKFLAKGGWDYELIDAMKPQAGDIVIPKTRYSGFFNSTLDSTLRARGIRNLVFTGIATNVCVESTLRDAFHLEYFSVMLEDATHELGGAAIQKATVYNVETFFGWVSTVEDFCKTVSA, from the coding sequence ATGACCACCGCCGCCCCGAAGAACACCACGATCACGTCGACCACGCCGGTCGGCGTGCCGAGCCTCCCCGGCGCACCGGCACCGCTGGTGCTGCCCGCGCGGCCCGAACCGGTCGCGCTGCACGCGGCCAACTCGGCACTCATCGTGGTCGACATGCAGAACGCCTATGCGTCGCTCGGCGGCTACGTCGACTCGGCGGGCTTCGACATCTCGGGCGCGCAGGGCACCATCGCCAACATCGCACGCACCCTCGAGGCGGCACGCGCGGCCGGCATCCTCGTCGTGTTCTTGCAGAACGGCTGGGATGCGGACTACGTCGAAGCCGGGGGTCCGGGCTCGCCCAACTGGTACAAATCGAACGCGCTCAAGACCATGCGCAAGAGGCCAGAGCTGCAAGGCAAGTTCCTTGCAAAAGGCGGCTGGGACTACGAGCTCATCGACGCGATGAAGCCGCAGGCCGGCGACATCGTCATCCCCAAGACACGCTACAGCGGCTTCTTCAACAGCACGCTCGACAGCACGCTGCGGGCTCGCGGCATTCGCAATCTGGTGTTTACCGGCATCGCGACCAACGTGTGCGTCGAGTCGACCTTGCGCGACGCCTTCCACCTCGAATACTTCAGCGTGATGCTGGAAGACGCAACGCACGAACTCGGCGGCGCGGCGATCCAGAAGGCGACGGTCTACAACGTCGAGACCTTCTTCGGCTGGGTGTCCACCGTCGAAGATTTCTGCAAGACCGTCAGCGCCTGA
- the rutF gene encoding NADH-dependent FMN reductase RutF — translation MSRLGAAVNIITTDGPAGRAGFTASAVCSVTDEPPTLLICLNRTASVYPAFRANGVLCVNVLGAGQRALSSVFGGKTPMDERFAGSQWERGATGSPVLEGASVSFDCRVTSSTSVGTHDVLFCEVVAVAMGEAAHGLIYFDRRYHDIVTPPAH, via the coding sequence ATGTCACGGCTCGGCGCAGCGGTGAACATCATCACCACCGATGGCCCTGCAGGCCGCGCGGGGTTCACCGCATCGGCGGTGTGCAGCGTGACGGACGAGCCGCCGACCCTGCTCATCTGCCTCAATCGCACCGCCTCGGTGTACCCGGCCTTCCGGGCTAATGGCGTGCTGTGCGTCAACGTGCTGGGCGCGGGACAGCGCGCGCTCTCAAGTGTCTTTGGTGGCAAGACGCCGATGGACGAACGTTTTGCCGGCTCGCAGTGGGAGCGAGGCGCCACCGGTTCGCCGGTGCTCGAAGGCGCCTCCGTGTCCTTCGACTGCCGCGTCACCAGCAGCACCAGCGTCGGCACGCACGACGTGCTGTTCTGCGAGGTCGTGGCAGTGGCGATGGGCGAAGCGGCGCATGGGCTCATCTACTTCGATCGTCGCTATCACGACATCGTGACGCCACCGGCGCACTGA
- the rutR gene encoding HTH-type transcriptional regulator RutR, with product MPKTSGGAVKAANAKMAKTAKTAKTAKLVKSAPATKPSQRGQALRTPGVRSVAAVNRRLRQIEDKRSVILAAALGLFSRFGLHGTSVDQVAARADVSKSNLLYYFANKEELYVSVLRELLAVWLEPLRGFSAEQDPREAIGHYIRRKLVISRDQPDASRLFCLEMIQGAPLLRDELGRELRDLVDRKSEVIREWVAAGKLAPVDPHHLIFALWATTQHYADFGVQVQAITGRTLEDPAFFEDTVESVQRIVLQGILSAAKN from the coding sequence ATGCCGAAGACATCCGGAGGAGCGGTGAAGGCGGCCAATGCCAAGATGGCCAAGACGGCCAAGACGGCCAAGACGGCCAAGCTCGTCAAGTCGGCACCCGCCACCAAGCCGTCGCAGCGCGGGCAAGCGCTGCGCACACCCGGCGTGCGCAGCGTGGCCGCGGTGAATCGCCGGCTGCGCCAGATCGAAGACAAGCGCAGCGTGATCCTTGCTGCCGCATTGGGGTTGTTCTCGCGCTTTGGCCTGCATGGCACCAGCGTCGATCAGGTGGCAGCGCGGGCCGACGTCTCCAAGAGCAATCTGCTCTATTACTTCGCCAACAAGGAAGAGCTGTACGTGAGCGTGTTGCGCGAACTGCTCGCCGTATGGCTCGAACCCTTGCGCGGTTTCAGCGCCGAGCAAGACCCGCGTGAAGCCATCGGCCACTACATCCGACGCAAGCTGGTGATCTCGCGCGACCAGCCCGACGCATCGCGGCTGTTCTGCCTCGAGATGATTCAGGGCGCACCGTTATTGCGCGACGAACTGGGGCGTGAACTGCGCGATCTGGTCGACCGCAAATCGGAGGTCATCAGGGAATGGGTCGCGGCCGGCAAGCTGGCGCCTGTCGACCCGCATCACCTGATCTTCGCGCTGTGGGCGACCACGCAGCACTACGCCGATTTCGGCGTGCAGGTGCAGGCCATCACCGGTCGCACGCTCGAGGATCCGGCGTTCTTCGAAGATACGGTGGAGAGCGTGCAGCGCATCGTGCTGCAGGGCATCCTGTCGGCCGCGAAGAACTGA